A portion of the Stigmatella aurantiaca DW4/3-1 genome contains these proteins:
- a CDS encoding non-ribosomal peptide synthetase, which yields MNAPALISELTRIGVELKVEDEHLRVRAARGVITPELQKLIATHKVEMIELLRPKEAVPDAARQFEPFPLTDIQETYFVGRGTDFGISGMSCHLYHELDTRGMDVARLSRAWQRLIEQHVMLRSVVLPTGEQRVLESVPPFSIPVLDLRGQAPALVETKLAEIRQQLSTRSTPPGQWPTFELRATLLDEGRTRIHFDFDAITADASAVLTLLEEWREFYLSPDRPLKQVPVSFRDHVLAEVAARDTDSFRQAEAYWNARLNDMPDAPALPVATEPERLMRPSFRRLSGRLDAARWARLKERAANAGLTASGVVCAAFAEVLGAWSESPRFTLNLTLFRRLPIHPEVDRLLGDFTTNVLLEVDRSGESFTARAVRLRDQLAEDLEHTHFSGVRVMRQRAQMKKGNGAIMPVVFTSLLGHRSRVPGGGSPFSWLGEVVYAITQTPQMWLDHQVREEAGALYCHWDSPEGLFPEGLLEGAFEAYTDLLSRLADDNALWEEGTVVRLPEAQRARRETFNATTASIPEARLDGLFLAQAEQGPQRMAILEPALRMSYGELLGQAGSLAAHLAELGARPNELTAVVLEKGWRQIVAVTAIHLAGSAYLPIDPALPEERRRLLLEEGQVKVVLTESHLAERLSWPASVRVVAIADTARGAPPRLPARAASDMAYCIYTSGSTGRPKGVKIEHRAAANTILDINERFGVGPADRVFALSSLGFDLSVYDIFGSLAAGAAIVLPQPEVTRDPAHWLQVLRQQGVTIWNSVPTLMEMLVDQVEARGELLPETLRLVMLSGDWIPVTLPDRIRRLSRDIRVISLGGATEASIWSIIHPIGRVDPAARSIPYGRPMLNQRFYVLDEKLAPRPDHVPGDLYIGGVGLAQGYFRDEETTRARFFNHPRTGERLYRTGDLGRFLPEGEIEFLGRKDFQVKIAGHRIELGEIEAVLQRHPSIREAVVAAPGERTSRRLVAYLVPVEGQEAPSDEVLRSFLAAALPQYMVPAVFVRLEHLPLSSNGKVDRKALPEPVLQPSRASGLTDARGGKILSAIMRLVSEVLKRPSIEPEAGLLQLGATSVELIKLSMMLEQEFGSRPTITELLSLRNASEIAAYYVERQPAEEARKSDEAELVPAGIRRFDAGAVTAQLEAPPEDEARRQCYFKRVSHRTFSAEPVEARVLARLLSCLSPLKVEGQLKYQYGSAGGIYGVQTYLSIATGRVRGLDAGAYYYDPLRHTLVQLGGASALPAALDSSANAAMADSAAFSLYLVGDRRVISQRYGERWRDLALIEAGLMAQLLETRAAESDLGLCQLEELRFEGLSKALRLEEEHMYLHGLVGGGLAWEEGAL from the coding sequence TTGAACGCTCCAGCACTTATCTCCGAACTGACCCGCATCGGCGTGGAGCTCAAGGTCGAGGACGAGCACCTCCGGGTTCGCGCCGCGCGTGGAGTCATCACTCCGGAACTCCAGAAGCTCATCGCCACCCACAAGGTGGAGATGATCGAATTGCTGCGCCCGAAGGAGGCCGTGCCGGATGCCGCGCGGCAGTTCGAGCCCTTCCCCCTGACCGACATCCAGGAGACGTACTTCGTCGGCCGTGGCACCGATTTCGGCATCAGCGGGATGTCTTGCCATCTGTACCATGAGCTCGACACCCGGGGGATGGACGTGGCCCGGCTCTCGCGGGCCTGGCAGCGCCTCATCGAGCAGCACGTGATGCTGCGCTCCGTGGTGCTTCCCACGGGTGAGCAGCGTGTGCTCGAGAGCGTTCCTCCGTTCTCCATTCCCGTGCTGGACCTGCGTGGGCAGGCCCCCGCGTTGGTGGAGACGAAGCTCGCGGAGATCCGGCAGCAGCTCTCGACCCGCTCCACGCCCCCAGGACAGTGGCCCACCTTCGAGTTGCGCGCGACGCTTCTCGATGAAGGACGGACACGCATCCACTTCGATTTCGATGCCATCACCGCGGATGCTTCCGCGGTGCTCACCCTCCTGGAGGAGTGGCGCGAGTTCTACCTCTCGCCGGATCGGCCCCTCAAACAGGTGCCCGTCTCTTTCCGAGACCATGTGCTCGCGGAGGTCGCGGCCCGGGACACGGATTCATTCCGGCAGGCGGAGGCTTACTGGAACGCGCGGCTCAATGACATGCCGGACGCTCCGGCGCTGCCTGTCGCCACCGAGCCCGAGCGTTTGATGCGTCCTTCATTCAGACGCCTGAGTGGCCGTCTGGATGCAGCCCGCTGGGCAAGGCTGAAGGAGCGCGCCGCGAACGCGGGGCTGACCGCCTCGGGCGTTGTCTGCGCGGCGTTCGCGGAAGTACTTGGTGCCTGGAGTGAGTCGCCTCGCTTCACCCTCAACCTCACGTTGTTCCGGCGCCTGCCGATCCACCCGGAAGTGGACCGGCTCCTGGGGGACTTCACCACCAACGTGCTGCTGGAGGTGGATCGAAGCGGTGAGAGCTTCACCGCCCGGGCCGTGCGCCTCCGTGACCAGCTCGCCGAGGATCTCGAGCACACGCACTTCAGCGGGGTGCGGGTGATGCGGCAGCGTGCTCAGATGAAGAAGGGGAACGGGGCCATCATGCCCGTCGTCTTCACGAGCCTCCTCGGGCACCGGTCCCGAGTGCCAGGCGGGGGCTCCCCGTTCAGCTGGCTGGGCGAGGTCGTCTACGCCATCACCCAGACGCCGCAGATGTGGCTGGATCACCAAGTTCGTGAGGAAGCTGGAGCGCTTTACTGTCACTGGGACAGCCCAGAAGGTCTCTTCCCGGAGGGGCTGCTTGAAGGGGCCTTCGAGGCCTACACGGATCTGCTGAGCCGACTCGCCGACGACAACGCCCTGTGGGAAGAGGGCACCGTGGTGCGGCTCCCCGAGGCCCAGCGCGCTCGCCGTGAGACATTCAACGCCACCACAGCCTCCATTCCCGAGGCCCGCCTCGATGGACTTTTCCTGGCCCAGGCAGAGCAGGGGCCCCAGCGGATGGCCATCCTGGAGCCTGCGCTGAGGATGAGCTACGGGGAGCTGCTCGGTCAGGCGGGCTCTCTCGCGGCCCACCTCGCCGAGCTGGGTGCGCGGCCCAACGAGCTGACGGCCGTTGTTCTGGAAAAAGGTTGGCGGCAAATCGTCGCGGTGACGGCCATTCATCTGGCCGGATCCGCTTATCTCCCCATCGACCCTGCGCTTCCCGAGGAGCGTCGCCGGCTTCTGCTCGAAGAAGGGCAGGTCAAAGTGGTCCTGACCGAGAGCCATCTGGCGGAGCGGCTTTCGTGGCCGGCGAGCGTCCGGGTCGTGGCCATTGCCGACACCGCTCGAGGAGCGCCGCCGCGCTTGCCTGCGCGTGCTGCCTCGGACATGGCGTACTGCATCTACACCTCGGGTTCGACGGGACGGCCCAAGGGGGTGAAGATCGAGCACCGGGCCGCGGCGAACACGATTCTCGACATCAACGAGCGCTTCGGCGTGGGCCCGGCGGACCGTGTCTTTGCTCTCTCGTCGCTCGGTTTCGACTTGTCGGTCTACGACATCTTCGGAAGCCTGGCGGCCGGTGCCGCGATTGTCCTGCCCCAGCCTGAGGTCACCCGGGATCCCGCGCACTGGCTCCAGGTGCTCCGTCAGCAGGGCGTGACCATCTGGAACTCGGTTCCGACGTTGATGGAAATGCTCGTGGATCAGGTCGAGGCCCGGGGCGAGCTTCTCCCCGAGACCCTGCGGCTCGTGATGCTGAGCGGTGACTGGATTCCCGTGACCTTGCCGGACCGCATCCGTCGGCTGTCCCGCGACATCCGGGTCATCAGCCTCGGTGGCGCCACGGAAGCGTCAATCTGGTCGATCATCCACCCGATTGGCAGGGTGGATCCCGCGGCGCGCAGCATTCCGTACGGCCGTCCGATGCTGAACCAGCGCTTCTACGTGCTCGATGAGAAGTTGGCGCCGCGTCCAGACCATGTGCCGGGCGACCTCTACATTGGAGGGGTGGGGCTGGCGCAGGGCTATTTCCGCGATGAGGAGACGACGCGGGCGCGTTTCTTCAACCATCCTCGCACCGGTGAGCGGCTCTACCGCACGGGCGATCTGGGGCGCTTCCTTCCTGAAGGAGAGATTGAGTTCCTCGGCCGCAAGGACTTCCAGGTCAAGATTGCCGGGCACCGCATCGAGCTCGGAGAGATCGAGGCCGTGCTCCAGCGTCACCCTTCGATCCGGGAAGCGGTGGTCGCGGCCCCGGGTGAGCGGACCTCGCGGAGGCTCGTGGCCTATCTTGTTCCTGTCGAGGGACAAGAGGCCCCCTCGGACGAGGTATTGAGGAGCTTCCTGGCCGCGGCCCTGCCCCAGTACATGGTGCCTGCCGTCTTCGTCCGCTTGGAGCACCTGCCCTTGTCGTCCAACGGCAAGGTGGATCGCAAGGCGCTGCCGGAGCCTGTGCTCCAGCCCTCGCGTGCCTCGGGCCTCACGGATGCGCGGGGCGGGAAGATCCTCTCGGCCATCATGCGGCTGGTTTCGGAGGTGTTGAAGCGCCCGTCGATCGAGCCGGAGGCGGGGCTTCTCCAGTTGGGAGCCACGTCGGTTGAACTCATCAAGCTCTCGATGATGCTGGAGCAGGAGTTTGGAAGCCGCCCCACGATCACCGAGCTTCTCTCGCTTCGGAATGCTTCCGAGATCGCGGCCTACTACGTCGAGCGTCAGCCAGCAGAAGAGGCACGCAAGAGCGATGAGGCGGAGCTGGTCCCTGCTGGCATCCGCCGCTTCGACGCGGGAGCCGTGACGGCGCAACTGGAGGCGCCTCCCGAGGATGAAGCGCGGCGGCAGTGCTACTTCAAGCGGGTCAGCCACCGGACCTTCTCCGCGGAGCCCGTGGAGGCCCGGGTTCTCGCCCGGCTGCTGTCTTGTCTCTCGCCCCTCAAGGTGGAGGGACAGCTCAAGTACCAGTACGGCTCGGCGGGCGGAATCTACGGGGTACAGACCTACCTCTCGATTGCCACGGGACGTGTCCGGGGGCTCGACGCAGGCGCCTACTACTACGATCCGCTGCGTCATACGCTCGTCCAGTTGGGGGGCGCGAGCGCGCTCCCGGCGGCGCTTGACTCGTCCGCCAACGCGGCCATGGCCGATAGCGCGGCGTTCTCGCTCTACCTCGTTGGTGATCGGCGGGTCATCTCTCAGCGCTACGGGGAGAGATGGCGGGATCTGGCGCTGATCGAAGCGGGTTTGATGGCGCAACTTCTCGAGACGAGGGCCGCTGAGAGCGACTTGGGACTCTGCCAGCTCGAGGAACTGCGCTTCGAAGGGTTGAGCAAGGCGCTCCGGCTCGAAGAGGAGCACATGTATCTCCATGGCCTCGTGGGTGGCGGCCTCGCGTGGGAAGAGGGTGCCCTGTGA